TGGAAAAAATCAGGATCAGAAACTGTGAAAGTATCAACAATAACATTAATTAAAGGGCAAAACTCGGATTTTGCAATATCAGCACCTCTACCGGTAAAATTTAAGTATATGCTGTTAAAACTTTGATCATCAAATGTTATGTTTGATGAATCATGTAAAAGCATCCCGCCACCAAGAGAATATGCATTATTTTTTGAGATAATATTTCCTGATAGATTTGTATAAGTGTTTTTCAGATACAAACCGCCACCGGAATATGCTCTGTTATTATTGATGAAATTTTTTTTTAAATTGAGAAGCACATTTTCAGATCTAATGCCGCCACCTTGCTTATGGGGAAAGAAACCATTATCAGCATGCCAGCCTGTCCCATTCTGAATAATAAAACCGCAAATATAAACATCTATATAATCATCATCTTCTCCTTCTAACCTGATCACACTGCTCTGCTGATCACCATCGAGGATAGTAGAAATGATATCATTCTCATTCCCGGTGAATTCATAATTGGAAACCAGGGATAAAGACTTGTCTATAAAGAGATTTTCATAATAGATTCCGGGATATACTCTTATTGTATCGTTTATGGAACAACTGTCGATGGCAGTTTGGATGATCGTGAAGTCACCGGTGCCGTCCTGGTTCACTTCGAGGATTAAGGATTGCAACCACGAATTAACACAAATCAGCACGAATAAGAAGAATATCTTTAACAACGAACTAAACAAACAAAACGAACAAAAAAAATTGTGTTTAAATTTCATAATACTTCCTTTATTAAATTTCCTTTATGAATTCTGATAATTCAATCTTGTCATTCCGAATTCTCTCCTTGTTTCTCTCATGAGGAATCTACAGTTATAAATTTATTAACCTTTGGAGATTGCTTCGTTAGTTTCATTGAAAGAAATCGTCTCTTTCAAGAAAGAGAAAACCTCGCAATGACATCAATAATCCTTGCGAAGGTTAAGAAAAGCAAGATGCTCGATAACCTTCGCAAGGTGTTGTTTCTATCTCATCAGGAGTAGTTTCCTGCTGACTGATTTGTTCGGAATATCCAGCCGATACATATAAATACCGCTGGACACAGGTTTGCTGTTATCATTGGTTCCGTCCCAGGTTATCTGCTGGTCTCCTTTGCTCATATCTCCACTGGATAATGTTTTGACCTTCTGACCTTTCAGGTTGTAGATAGAAAGTTCAGCTTTTGAATCTTCCGGTAAGGAAAGAGAAATGGTTGTCAATCCGGTAAACGGGTTAGGATAGTTTGCCAGTTTTATCGGATATGAATCATCGGTAAGATCATCTCCATTTGATTCCAGTTTGATCAAAGAAAATTTGCTTTCAAAGGGATGCATAATAGTTCTTTCATATTCCCCGGTTTTGAAGTTATATTTCAGGACCGTTTTAATGGTCTGTAATTCGCTTCTACCCGAATACAATACGAAACTCAACTCATCGCTCCTGTTCACTGCATCGGTATATGCCATGATATGAATAGGAAATCCATCTACCTTGCTGGCTCCAACGCAGACTTCATCCTGGAATACACCGATTTCCAGCAGGTTTTCTCCACCTTCCACGGATTCGATATCGATCATCTCATACCTGGATTTATCATCAAAGGTGAAATATTCTGCCTTTTCCGGGATAAACCGCTTCGATCTTCCACCTTTTTCCCAGGCTAAAGTGATGTCTTCTTCCACTTCGATTATATATCCCTTACCATAGACAAAGGTCGGGTCTTCCGTGCCCCAGCCCATCCATTTGCCGTCTTCCTGGTAAGCATACCAGTTCTCTGCTTCGATGGAAGTTATATAATCGAGCGTGTCTTTGTCGATGGCATCTTCGAGTGCTTGCGTTAGAGGAAGCCAGTAGCCGATCCAGTTCTCGATACCTTCATATAAAGTAATGGTCCAATCCTCTGCTAACCTCGATCCCTCCTCGGGCAGAATAAAGTCTCCGTTATCTTCTATATCGAGTATATAACCTTTGGAAGAAGCTACTTCATAATCTTCATTTGACCATGTTCCATCATAAGTTAATTGAGATAAATACTCTTGTAAGGTCAAATCATCCGGCATGGGGATCATTTCCTCCAAGAGTTCCGGTGCATTGACCGGATCGTTATCATCCCGGTCCAGACGCGGGAAAGATACCCAGTTCGAATGATCGCCTTCCAAAGGTTTGATATCGAATAAAGTTTTGTAATATCCCATATCGAGCCTGGTGCCGTCTGAATCCTGTTCGTATGGATCTCCTCCGTCAATACAGGGGCTTCCTTCCATTAAACGGTATTCATACCCGGTATCCATGCAGAAATAGGGATCTTCATCTGTATTGCCGGTTCCGCTGTATCCATCCTCGATGCAGGAGTAGGTAACAGTGAGCGAAATTGGCGATCCTGTAAAGGAATCGGATGTATTACCATAGATGTTGGAATTTATGATAGTTGCGGTAGAATTACTCTGGAATTCAATACCATCATCATTGCCGGTAATTGTTGAATGATACATATTAAGGGTTATCGCTTGTGTTCCACCGAATGATATTCCTTCGTAAGTGTTATCATAGATCAGAATTCCTGATATAGTTACTGAATGAGTTGAATAATAAGAATTATCGATCTGTAAACCAACATCATTGTCATAGACCTTATTCCAGTCCAAGTTAGCAGAATTTGAAACATATCCGGTTTTATCTATATGAATTCCGGTTTCAGTATCATGGATTT
This portion of the Candidatus Cloacimonadota bacterium genome encodes:
- a CDS encoding T9SS type A sorting domain-containing protein; translation: MKKIVFMTMLILSITLAYTATYTVGPNHDFETIQDAIDYASNGDNISVFPYPFDDYDAIDFLTKQLNIYANGNVTIDGGVSSIVVDMDEADYATIDGFNITGSGDYGVYVNDTNSVDVEDNEIENVDTGVYVKNSVAFDLENNEIHDTETGIHIDKTGYVSNSANLDWNKVYDNDVGLQIDNSYYSTHSVTISGILIYDNTYEGISFGGTQAITLNMYHSTITGNDDGIEFQSNSTATIINSNIYGNTSDSFTGSPISLTVTYSCIEDGYSGTGNTDEDPYFCMDTGYEYRLMEGSPCIDGGDPYEQDSDGTRLDMGYYKTLFDIKPLEGDHSNWVSFPRLDRDDNDPVNAPELLEEMIPMPDDLTLQEYLSQLTYDGTWSNEDYEVASSKGYILDIEDNGDFILPEEGSRLAEDWTITLYEGIENWIGYWLPLTQALEDAIDKDTLDYITSIEAENWYAYQEDGKWMGWGTEDPTFVYGKGYIIEVEEDITLAWEKGGRSKRFIPEKAEYFTFDDKSRYEMIDIESVEGGENLLEIGVFQDEVCVGASKVDGFPIHIMAYTDAVNRSDELSFVLYSGRSELQTIKTVLKYNFKTGEYERTIMHPFESKFSLIKLESNGDDLTDDSYPIKLANYPNPFTGLTTISLSLPEDSKAELSIYNLKGQKVKTLSSGDMSKGDQQITWDGTNDNSKPVSSGIYMYRLDIPNKSVSRKLLLMR